The Octopus bimaculoides isolate UCB-OBI-ISO-001 chromosome 13, ASM119413v2, whole genome shotgun sequence genome includes a window with the following:
- the LOC106871435 gene encoding protein Hook homolog 3 isoform X2 yields the protein MTFTLDTFNIEAPYHNTEELSTGIAMSQILNKIDPKFFHDQWLMSMYSDPGNNRKQRAANLQKILSRVQEFFSSLPNLRNRGFPLPDINAIAETSSMKELVSFLQLILVCAMYCEENTHIHQIMEMEESVQQVVMQLLKEVVNEDGTSSMNDSFSAISDLSKYYSQNFDPEDNVDGSYQLGRADDQLRRTLDELRNVKEANEELTKRCHFLDEQMTSLQDEKITLSSEVDRLSERLNQAENLDDPGTPAGRRCQQLQRQTERLQEEVLKLESARDNCIARLDIMTEEFRDLQQKNIELNQQADEARSLKDEVDELRYLASQQARNETLIQSYKRKLEEMGELRNKVNELHESNNKHIEEKISMETELRKFTQQKSQLDLMVSQITKLENDLAYQTQRADKNEVDYRMAKNKLTNLQKEKEKLENERDAMKEVIEEDQERSCTLQTLTSLEHQEKFVGSLFTETEMLSIPLNIKEKLMRLAIENRDLKSSQSGDDEQSEMLRKMLDESNSKRNELEADLRLSRQKNLEQQALLEELQVSQTTADVTSTELTELKKVISEQKRQVQSVETEVSEKKHQIEELDRQRSLDAEQIHRLQEQLNKKDDELKKMEEMYRRYLQKAKAVFKSLDIKQNPASGPEVQALRNQLDEKQKLIDHLEKDYEKSKVMREEEEKLIITAWYNLSRQLQRRAVDEKLSHNNSGQSFLTKQRQVHGRRI from the exons atgacattTACA CTTGACACGTTCAATATTGAAGCTCCATACCACAACACGGAAGAATTAAGCACGGGAATTGCCATGTCGCAAATCTTAAATAAAAT TGACCCCAAATTCTTCCATGACCAGTGGCTGATGTCCATGTATTCGGATCCAGGAAACAATAGAAAACAACGG GCAGCAAATTTACAAAAGATTCTGAGCAGAGTCCAAGAGTTTTTTTCCAGT TTACCAAATTTACGTAACAGAGGATTTCCCCTGCCAGATATTAACGCTATTg CTGAAACTAGCAGCATGAAAGAATTGGTTTCTTTCCTGCAGCTGATTCTTGTGTGTGCAATGTATTGtgaagaaaatacacacatacaccaaattATGGAAATGGAGGAATCTGTACAACAAGTGGTTATGCAACTCCTAAAAGAG GTTGTTAATGAAGATGGTACCTCCAGTATGAATGATAGTTTCTCAGCAATTAGTGAT CTTTCCAAGTATTACTCTCAG AATTTTGATCCTGAAGACAATGTTGATGGATCTTACCAACTTGGACGTGCAGATGATCAG CTAAGACGTACACTTGATGAACTGCGAAATGTCAAAGAAGCCAACGAAGAATTAACGAAACGTTGCCACTTCTTGGACGAACAA atGACTTCTTTGCAAGATGAGAAAATCACACTGTCTTCTGAAGTCGACAGATTATCAGAACGTTTGAACCAAGCAGAAAATCTTGATGATCCTGG AACTCCAGCTGGCCGGCGCTGTCAACAGTTACAGCGACAAACTGAACGTCTACAAGAAGAAGTTCTTAAACTGGAATCTG CCAGAGATAATTGCATTGCTCGCCTTGATATAATGACTGAAGAGTTTCGAGACCTCCAACAAAAG AATATAGAACTCAATCAACAAGCAGACGAAGCAAGATCATTAAAAGATGAAGTTGATGAACTTCGATACTTAGCTTCACAACAA gCAAGAAATGAAACATTAATTCAGTCCTATAAAAGAAAACTTG aggAAATGGGTGAACTAAGAAATAAAGTGAATGAACTACACGAAAGTAATAACAAacatattgaagaaaaaatttctaTGGAAACG GAATTGCGCAAGTTCACCCAGCAGAAGTCTCAACTGGATTTGATGGTGAGTCAGATAACCAAACTTGAGAATGACCTTGCATACCAAACCCAGAGAGCTGATAAAAATGAAGTGGATTACCGAATGGCTAAAAATAAATTAACTAAtctccaaaaagaaaaagag aaattggAGAACGAACGGGATGCTATGAAAGAAGTTATTGAAGAAGATCAAGAAAGAAGCTGTACTTTACAGACCCTGACCAGTTTGGAACATCAAGAAAAATTTGTCGGTTCTCTCTTTACAGAGACTGAAATGCTCTCAATTCCTCTAAATATTAA GGAGAAGTTGATGAGGCTTGCCATTGAGAATCGAGATTTGAAATCTTCTCAGTCGGGGGATGATGAGCAATCGGAAATGCTTCGCAAGATGCTAGACGAGAGCAACTCTAAACGAAATGAACTTGAAGCTGACTTACG TTTGTCAAGGCAGAAGAATCTAGAACAACAAGCGCTTCTCGAAGAGCTTCAAGTTAGTCAAACAACTGCAGATGTTACCTCAACTGAACTCACAGAATTGAAAAAGGTCATATCAGAACAGAAACGTCAGGTACAAAGTGTAGAGACAGAAGTGTCGGAGAAGAAACATCAGATCGAGGAATTGGATCGACAACGCTCTCTTGATGCTGAACAAATCCATCGGCTTCAAGAACAACTGAATAAGAAAGATGATGAACTGAAGAAGATGGAGGAGATGTACAGACGTTACTTACAAAAGGCTAAAGCt GTATTCAAATCCCTTGACATCAAACAAAATCCTGCTTCCGGCCCAGAAGTTCAAGCACTTCGTAACCAATTAGATGAGAAACAGAAGTTGATTGATCATTTAGAG AAAGATTATGAGAAGAGCAAAGTTATgcgagaggaagaagaaaagttaATTATAACAGCATGGTATAATCTG AGTCGGCAGTTACAGCGACGAGCGGTGGATGAGAAATTAAGTCACAATAACTCGGGCCAGTCATTTCTCACTAAACAGCGACAAGTTCATGGCCGCAGGATATAA
- the LOC106871435 gene encoding protein Hook homolog 3 isoform X4: MKELVSFLQLILVCAMYCEENTHIHQIMEMEESVQQVVMQLLKEVVNEDGTSSMNDSFSAISDLSKYYSQNFDPEDNVDGSYQLGRADDQLRRTLDELRNVKEANEELTKRCHFLDEQMTSLQDEKITLSSEVDRLSERLNQAENLDDPGTPAGRRCQQLQRQTERLQEEVLKLESARDNCIARLDIMTEEFRDLQQKNIELNQQADEARSLKDEVDELRYLASQQARNETLIQSYKRKLEEMGELRNKVNELHESNNKHIEEKISMETELRKFTQQKSQLDLMVSQITKLENDLAYQTQRADKNEVDYRMAKNKLTNLQKEKEKLENERDAMKEVIEEDQERSCTLQTLTSLEHQEKFVGSLFTETEMLSIPLNIKEKLMRLAIENRDLKSSQSGDDEQSEMLRKMLDESNSKRNELEADLRLSRQKNLEQQALLEELQVSQTTADVTSTELTELKKVISEQKRQVQSVETEVSEKKHQIEELDRQRSLDAEQIHRLQEQLNKKDDELKKMEEMYRRYLQKAKAVFKSLDIKQNPASGPEVQALRNQLDEKQKLIDHLEKDYEKSKVMREEEEKLIITAWYNLSRQLQRRAVDEKLSHNNSGQSFLTKQRQVHGRRI; encoded by the exons ATGAAAGAATTGGTTTCTTTCCTGCAGCTGATTCTTGTGTGTGCAATGTATTGtgaagaaaatacacacatacaccaaattATGGAAATGGAGGAATCTGTACAACAAGTGGTTATGCAACTCCTAAAAGAG GTTGTTAATGAAGATGGTACCTCCAGTATGAATGATAGTTTCTCAGCAATTAGTGAT CTTTCCAAGTATTACTCTCAG AATTTTGATCCTGAAGACAATGTTGATGGATCTTACCAACTTGGACGTGCAGATGATCAG CTAAGACGTACACTTGATGAACTGCGAAATGTCAAAGAAGCCAACGAAGAATTAACGAAACGTTGCCACTTCTTGGACGAACAA atGACTTCTTTGCAAGATGAGAAAATCACACTGTCTTCTGAAGTCGACAGATTATCAGAACGTTTGAACCAAGCAGAAAATCTTGATGATCCTGG AACTCCAGCTGGCCGGCGCTGTCAACAGTTACAGCGACAAACTGAACGTCTACAAGAAGAAGTTCTTAAACTGGAATCTG CCAGAGATAATTGCATTGCTCGCCTTGATATAATGACTGAAGAGTTTCGAGACCTCCAACAAAAG AATATAGAACTCAATCAACAAGCAGACGAAGCAAGATCATTAAAAGATGAAGTTGATGAACTTCGATACTTAGCTTCACAACAA gCAAGAAATGAAACATTAATTCAGTCCTATAAAAGAAAACTTG aggAAATGGGTGAACTAAGAAATAAAGTGAATGAACTACACGAAAGTAATAACAAacatattgaagaaaaaatttctaTGGAAACG GAATTGCGCAAGTTCACCCAGCAGAAGTCTCAACTGGATTTGATGGTGAGTCAGATAACCAAACTTGAGAATGACCTTGCATACCAAACCCAGAGAGCTGATAAAAATGAAGTGGATTACCGAATGGCTAAAAATAAATTAACTAAtctccaaaaagaaaaagag aaattggAGAACGAACGGGATGCTATGAAAGAAGTTATTGAAGAAGATCAAGAAAGAAGCTGTACTTTACAGACCCTGACCAGTTTGGAACATCAAGAAAAATTTGTCGGTTCTCTCTTTACAGAGACTGAAATGCTCTCAATTCCTCTAAATATTAA GGAGAAGTTGATGAGGCTTGCCATTGAGAATCGAGATTTGAAATCTTCTCAGTCGGGGGATGATGAGCAATCGGAAATGCTTCGCAAGATGCTAGACGAGAGCAACTCTAAACGAAATGAACTTGAAGCTGACTTACG TTTGTCAAGGCAGAAGAATCTAGAACAACAAGCGCTTCTCGAAGAGCTTCAAGTTAGTCAAACAACTGCAGATGTTACCTCAACTGAACTCACAGAATTGAAAAAGGTCATATCAGAACAGAAACGTCAGGTACAAAGTGTAGAGACAGAAGTGTCGGAGAAGAAACATCAGATCGAGGAATTGGATCGACAACGCTCTCTTGATGCTGAACAAATCCATCGGCTTCAAGAACAACTGAATAAGAAAGATGATGAACTGAAGAAGATGGAGGAGATGTACAGACGTTACTTACAAAAGGCTAAAGCt GTATTCAAATCCCTTGACATCAAACAAAATCCTGCTTCCGGCCCAGAAGTTCAAGCACTTCGTAACCAATTAGATGAGAAACAGAAGTTGATTGATCATTTAGAG AAAGATTATGAGAAGAGCAAAGTTATgcgagaggaagaagaaaagttaATTATAACAGCATGGTATAATCTG AGTCGGCAGTTACAGCGACGAGCGGTGGATGAGAAATTAAGTCACAATAACTCGGGCCAGTCATTTCTCACTAAACAGCGACAAGTTCATGGCCGCAGGATATAA
- the LOC106871435 gene encoding protein Hook homolog 3 isoform X3, with translation MDRTYSYSMLIKWLDTFNIEAPYHNTEELSTGIAMSQILNKIDPKFFHDQWLMSMYSDPGNNRKQRAANLQKILSRVQEFFSSLPNLRNRGFPLPDINAIAETSSMKELVSFLQLILVCAMYCEENTHIHQIMEMEESVQQVVMQLLKEVVNEDGTSSMNDSFSAISDNFDPEDNVDGSYQLGRADDQLRRTLDELRNVKEANEELTKRCHFLDEQMTSLQDEKITLSSEVDRLSERLNQAENLDDPGTPAGRRCQQLQRQTERLQEEVLKLESARDNCIARLDIMTEEFRDLQQKNIELNQQADEARSLKDEVDELRYLASQQARNETLIQSYKRKLEEMGELRNKVNELHESNNKHIEEKISMETELRKFTQQKSQLDLMVSQITKLENDLAYQTQRADKNEVDYRMAKNKLTNLQKEKEKLENERDAMKEVIEEDQERSCTLQTLTSLEHQEKFVGSLFTETEMLSIPLNIKEKLMRLAIENRDLKSSQSGDDEQSEMLRKMLDESNSKRNELEADLRLSRQKNLEQQALLEELQVSQTTADVTSTELTELKKVISEQKRQVQSVETEVSEKKHQIEELDRQRSLDAEQIHRLQEQLNKKDDELKKMEEMYRRYLQKAKAVFKSLDIKQNPASGPEVQALRNQLDEKQKLIDHLEKDYEKSKVMREEEEKLIITAWYNLSRQLQRRAVDEKLSHNNSGQSFLTKQRQVHGRRI, from the exons ATGGACCGAACCTACTCTTATTCAATGTTAATTAAATGG CTTGACACGTTCAATATTGAAGCTCCATACCACAACACGGAAGAATTAAGCACGGGAATTGCCATGTCGCAAATCTTAAATAAAAT TGACCCCAAATTCTTCCATGACCAGTGGCTGATGTCCATGTATTCGGATCCAGGAAACAATAGAAAACAACGG GCAGCAAATTTACAAAAGATTCTGAGCAGAGTCCAAGAGTTTTTTTCCAGT TTACCAAATTTACGTAACAGAGGATTTCCCCTGCCAGATATTAACGCTATTg CTGAAACTAGCAGCATGAAAGAATTGGTTTCTTTCCTGCAGCTGATTCTTGTGTGTGCAATGTATTGtgaagaaaatacacacatacaccaaattATGGAAATGGAGGAATCTGTACAACAAGTGGTTATGCAACTCCTAAAAGAG GTTGTTAATGAAGATGGTACCTCCAGTATGAATGATAGTTTCTCAGCAATTAGTGAT AATTTTGATCCTGAAGACAATGTTGATGGATCTTACCAACTTGGACGTGCAGATGATCAG CTAAGACGTACACTTGATGAACTGCGAAATGTCAAAGAAGCCAACGAAGAATTAACGAAACGTTGCCACTTCTTGGACGAACAA atGACTTCTTTGCAAGATGAGAAAATCACACTGTCTTCTGAAGTCGACAGATTATCAGAACGTTTGAACCAAGCAGAAAATCTTGATGATCCTGG AACTCCAGCTGGCCGGCGCTGTCAACAGTTACAGCGACAAACTGAACGTCTACAAGAAGAAGTTCTTAAACTGGAATCTG CCAGAGATAATTGCATTGCTCGCCTTGATATAATGACTGAAGAGTTTCGAGACCTCCAACAAAAG AATATAGAACTCAATCAACAAGCAGACGAAGCAAGATCATTAAAAGATGAAGTTGATGAACTTCGATACTTAGCTTCACAACAA gCAAGAAATGAAACATTAATTCAGTCCTATAAAAGAAAACTTG aggAAATGGGTGAACTAAGAAATAAAGTGAATGAACTACACGAAAGTAATAACAAacatattgaagaaaaaatttctaTGGAAACG GAATTGCGCAAGTTCACCCAGCAGAAGTCTCAACTGGATTTGATGGTGAGTCAGATAACCAAACTTGAGAATGACCTTGCATACCAAACCCAGAGAGCTGATAAAAATGAAGTGGATTACCGAATGGCTAAAAATAAATTAACTAAtctccaaaaagaaaaagag aaattggAGAACGAACGGGATGCTATGAAAGAAGTTATTGAAGAAGATCAAGAAAGAAGCTGTACTTTACAGACCCTGACCAGTTTGGAACATCAAGAAAAATTTGTCGGTTCTCTCTTTACAGAGACTGAAATGCTCTCAATTCCTCTAAATATTAA GGAGAAGTTGATGAGGCTTGCCATTGAGAATCGAGATTTGAAATCTTCTCAGTCGGGGGATGATGAGCAATCGGAAATGCTTCGCAAGATGCTAGACGAGAGCAACTCTAAACGAAATGAACTTGAAGCTGACTTACG TTTGTCAAGGCAGAAGAATCTAGAACAACAAGCGCTTCTCGAAGAGCTTCAAGTTAGTCAAACAACTGCAGATGTTACCTCAACTGAACTCACAGAATTGAAAAAGGTCATATCAGAACAGAAACGTCAGGTACAAAGTGTAGAGACAGAAGTGTCGGAGAAGAAACATCAGATCGAGGAATTGGATCGACAACGCTCTCTTGATGCTGAACAAATCCATCGGCTTCAAGAACAACTGAATAAGAAAGATGATGAACTGAAGAAGATGGAGGAGATGTACAGACGTTACTTACAAAAGGCTAAAGCt GTATTCAAATCCCTTGACATCAAACAAAATCCTGCTTCCGGCCCAGAAGTTCAAGCACTTCGTAACCAATTAGATGAGAAACAGAAGTTGATTGATCATTTAGAG AAAGATTATGAGAAGAGCAAAGTTATgcgagaggaagaagaaaagttaATTATAACAGCATGGTATAATCTG AGTCGGCAGTTACAGCGACGAGCGGTGGATGAGAAATTAAGTCACAATAACTCGGGCCAGTCATTTCTCACTAAACAGCGACAAGTTCATGGCCGCAGGATATAA
- the LOC106871435 gene encoding protein Hook homolog 3 isoform X1, with protein MDRTYSYSMLIKWLDTFNIEAPYHNTEELSTGIAMSQILNKIDPKFFHDQWLMSMYSDPGNNRKQRAANLQKILSRVQEFFSSLPNLRNRGFPLPDINAIAETSSMKELVSFLQLILVCAMYCEENTHIHQIMEMEESVQQVVMQLLKEVVNEDGTSSMNDSFSAISDLSKYYSQNFDPEDNVDGSYQLGRADDQLRRTLDELRNVKEANEELTKRCHFLDEQMTSLQDEKITLSSEVDRLSERLNQAENLDDPGTPAGRRCQQLQRQTERLQEEVLKLESARDNCIARLDIMTEEFRDLQQKNIELNQQADEARSLKDEVDELRYLASQQARNETLIQSYKRKLEEMGELRNKVNELHESNNKHIEEKISMETELRKFTQQKSQLDLMVSQITKLENDLAYQTQRADKNEVDYRMAKNKLTNLQKEKEKLENERDAMKEVIEEDQERSCTLQTLTSLEHQEKFVGSLFTETEMLSIPLNIKEKLMRLAIENRDLKSSQSGDDEQSEMLRKMLDESNSKRNELEADLRLSRQKNLEQQALLEELQVSQTTADVTSTELTELKKVISEQKRQVQSVETEVSEKKHQIEELDRQRSLDAEQIHRLQEQLNKKDDELKKMEEMYRRYLQKAKAVFKSLDIKQNPASGPEVQALRNQLDEKQKLIDHLEKDYEKSKVMREEEEKLIITAWYNLSRQLQRRAVDEKLSHNNSGQSFLTKQRQVHGRRI; from the exons ATGGACCGAACCTACTCTTATTCAATGTTAATTAAATGG CTTGACACGTTCAATATTGAAGCTCCATACCACAACACGGAAGAATTAAGCACGGGAATTGCCATGTCGCAAATCTTAAATAAAAT TGACCCCAAATTCTTCCATGACCAGTGGCTGATGTCCATGTATTCGGATCCAGGAAACAATAGAAAACAACGG GCAGCAAATTTACAAAAGATTCTGAGCAGAGTCCAAGAGTTTTTTTCCAGT TTACCAAATTTACGTAACAGAGGATTTCCCCTGCCAGATATTAACGCTATTg CTGAAACTAGCAGCATGAAAGAATTGGTTTCTTTCCTGCAGCTGATTCTTGTGTGTGCAATGTATTGtgaagaaaatacacacatacaccaaattATGGAAATGGAGGAATCTGTACAACAAGTGGTTATGCAACTCCTAAAAGAG GTTGTTAATGAAGATGGTACCTCCAGTATGAATGATAGTTTCTCAGCAATTAGTGAT CTTTCCAAGTATTACTCTCAG AATTTTGATCCTGAAGACAATGTTGATGGATCTTACCAACTTGGACGTGCAGATGATCAG CTAAGACGTACACTTGATGAACTGCGAAATGTCAAAGAAGCCAACGAAGAATTAACGAAACGTTGCCACTTCTTGGACGAACAA atGACTTCTTTGCAAGATGAGAAAATCACACTGTCTTCTGAAGTCGACAGATTATCAGAACGTTTGAACCAAGCAGAAAATCTTGATGATCCTGG AACTCCAGCTGGCCGGCGCTGTCAACAGTTACAGCGACAAACTGAACGTCTACAAGAAGAAGTTCTTAAACTGGAATCTG CCAGAGATAATTGCATTGCTCGCCTTGATATAATGACTGAAGAGTTTCGAGACCTCCAACAAAAG AATATAGAACTCAATCAACAAGCAGACGAAGCAAGATCATTAAAAGATGAAGTTGATGAACTTCGATACTTAGCTTCACAACAA gCAAGAAATGAAACATTAATTCAGTCCTATAAAAGAAAACTTG aggAAATGGGTGAACTAAGAAATAAAGTGAATGAACTACACGAAAGTAATAACAAacatattgaagaaaaaatttctaTGGAAACG GAATTGCGCAAGTTCACCCAGCAGAAGTCTCAACTGGATTTGATGGTGAGTCAGATAACCAAACTTGAGAATGACCTTGCATACCAAACCCAGAGAGCTGATAAAAATGAAGTGGATTACCGAATGGCTAAAAATAAATTAACTAAtctccaaaaagaaaaagag aaattggAGAACGAACGGGATGCTATGAAAGAAGTTATTGAAGAAGATCAAGAAAGAAGCTGTACTTTACAGACCCTGACCAGTTTGGAACATCAAGAAAAATTTGTCGGTTCTCTCTTTACAGAGACTGAAATGCTCTCAATTCCTCTAAATATTAA GGAGAAGTTGATGAGGCTTGCCATTGAGAATCGAGATTTGAAATCTTCTCAGTCGGGGGATGATGAGCAATCGGAAATGCTTCGCAAGATGCTAGACGAGAGCAACTCTAAACGAAATGAACTTGAAGCTGACTTACG TTTGTCAAGGCAGAAGAATCTAGAACAACAAGCGCTTCTCGAAGAGCTTCAAGTTAGTCAAACAACTGCAGATGTTACCTCAACTGAACTCACAGAATTGAAAAAGGTCATATCAGAACAGAAACGTCAGGTACAAAGTGTAGAGACAGAAGTGTCGGAGAAGAAACATCAGATCGAGGAATTGGATCGACAACGCTCTCTTGATGCTGAACAAATCCATCGGCTTCAAGAACAACTGAATAAGAAAGATGATGAACTGAAGAAGATGGAGGAGATGTACAGACGTTACTTACAAAAGGCTAAAGCt GTATTCAAATCCCTTGACATCAAACAAAATCCTGCTTCCGGCCCAGAAGTTCAAGCACTTCGTAACCAATTAGATGAGAAACAGAAGTTGATTGATCATTTAGAG AAAGATTATGAGAAGAGCAAAGTTATgcgagaggaagaagaaaagttaATTATAACAGCATGGTATAATCTG AGTCGGCAGTTACAGCGACGAGCGGTGGATGAGAAATTAAGTCACAATAACTCGGGCCAGTCATTTCTCACTAAACAGCGACAAGTTCATGGCCGCAGGATATAA